One Prunus dulcis chromosome 7, ALMONDv2, whole genome shotgun sequence DNA segment encodes these proteins:
- the LOC117635257 gene encoding heterogeneous nuclear ribonucleoprotein A2 homolog 1-like, giving the protein MSDRKEWQHSYQPMNYNGYDSYGSNSQSIGQYYGQYNFTHKGGPNNQYGSSSQFGGQYGGHNYVGGFGDEYSGHNYIGGCEPMNQNGFGGHTNQGDYSGQYDSTYQYGSGSQFNGQHDGNNNYGQNNMIYQNYANGQHGYNGQYNQVAGGQ; this is encoded by the coding sequence ATGAGCGATCGAAAGGAATGGCAACATTCCTATCAGCCGATGAACTACAACGGCTATGATTCTTATGGCTCAAATAGCCAATCCATCGGCCAATACTATGGTCAATATAATTTTACCCATAAAGGTGGGCCTAACAACCAATATGGCTCAAGTAGTCAATTTGGTGGCCAATATGGTGGGCACAACTATGTTGGAGGATTTGGTGACGAATATAGTGGGCACAATTATATTGGCGGATGTGAGCCTATGAACCAAAATGGCTTTGGTGGCCACACCAATCAAGGTGACTATAGTGGCCAGTACGATTCTACATATCAGTATGGCTCTGGTAGCCAGTTCAATGGCCAACACGATGGAAACAACAATTATGGccaaaataatatgatatatCAAAATTATGCGAATGGCCAACATGGCTATAATGGCCAGTACAATCAAGTGGCCGGAGGACAATAG